One genomic segment of Mycolicibacterium chubuense NBB4 includes these proteins:
- a CDS encoding thiamine pyrophosphate-binding protein, with product MVNGRRVVDHIVGVLAARGVRHVFGVDGANIEDLYDAAYFRDDITAVLAKHEFSAAAMADGYSRSGAALGVVAATSGGGCLNTVPGLGESLASRVPVLALIGQPPTASDGRGSFQDTSGCGGALDAAALFSTVSLYCRRVVRAADVAGAIRDALAAAARGGPAVLLLPKDVQQAQLDSADPAEHHLAESGPTAVSFDLRRLADGLRGAAGRVTVIAGEQVARDDARTELAMLADALGAPVATVPDAKDVAGPSAPVTGVMGHPGVAESVGRGAACLLVGTRLPVTARAGLDDALAAVPLFSIGSAPPYLPCVHVSAPDLRIALPALARAVCGVPGRHAEALPHSRLQPRPHLGPGVRYRDAMAAIDTALPGDADIVVDAGNIGAAAIHQLPARGDGRFLVALGMGGMGYSFGAGIGTAFHRARRTVVIAGDGAFYMHGMEIHTAVQYRLPITFLLFDNHAHAMCVTREQLFYGNHYSYNRFGPSRLSAGLAAMFPGLPAVDVADVDALPAALRTALNRDGPSVVAVDCSPDEMPPFAPFLTQEDSHDTLSTR from the coding sequence ATGGTCAACGGGCGCCGCGTGGTCGACCACATCGTCGGCGTCCTCGCCGCACGCGGCGTCCGGCACGTCTTCGGTGTCGACGGCGCCAACATCGAAGATCTCTACGACGCAGCGTATTTCCGCGACGACATCACCGCGGTGCTGGCCAAGCACGAGTTCTCGGCGGCCGCGATGGCCGACGGCTACAGCCGCAGCGGAGCCGCGCTCGGCGTGGTGGCCGCGACCTCCGGCGGTGGCTGCCTGAACACCGTGCCGGGTCTGGGGGAGTCGCTGGCCAGTCGGGTGCCGGTGCTCGCGCTCATCGGTCAGCCGCCGACCGCTTCCGACGGCAGGGGGTCCTTCCAGGACACCAGCGGCTGCGGGGGCGCGCTGGACGCAGCGGCGCTGTTCTCGACGGTGTCGCTGTACTGCCGCAGGGTGGTCAGGGCCGCAGACGTTGCCGGCGCGATTCGCGACGCGCTGGCCGCCGCTGCCCGGGGCGGCCCGGCGGTGCTGCTGCTGCCGAAAGACGTCCAGCAGGCACAGCTCGACTCGGCCGACCCGGCCGAACACCACCTGGCCGAATCCGGTCCCACTGCAGTATCTTTCGACCTCCGTCGGCTGGCGGACGGGTTGCGGGGCGCCGCCGGCCGGGTCACAGTCATCGCCGGGGAACAGGTGGCCAGAGACGACGCGCGTACCGAATTGGCCATGCTGGCCGACGCGCTCGGCGCGCCGGTGGCCACCGTGCCGGATGCCAAGGACGTCGCCGGGCCGTCTGCGCCGGTGACCGGTGTGATGGGGCACCCCGGCGTCGCCGAGTCCGTCGGCCGCGGCGCGGCGTGCCTGCTGGTGGGCACTCGGCTGCCCGTCACGGCGCGCGCCGGCCTCGACGACGCGCTGGCGGCGGTACCGCTGTTCTCCATCGGGTCCGCACCGCCGTACCTGCCGTGCGTCCACGTCAGCGCCCCGGATCTGCGCATCGCGCTGCCCGCGCTCGCCCGGGCGGTGTGCGGCGTCCCCGGCCGGCACGCAGAAGCGCTGCCGCACAGCCGGTTACAGCCTCGACCGCACCTTGGTCCGGGTGTTCGCTATCGCGACGCCATGGCCGCGATCGACACCGCGCTGCCCGGCGACGCGGACATCGTCGTCGACGCCGGCAACATCGGCGCGGCGGCCATCCACCAGCTGCCGGCCCGGGGTGACGGTCGCTTCCTCGTCGCTCTCGGCATGGGCGGCATGGGCTACAGCTTCGGCGCCGGCATCGGAACGGCGTTTCACCGCGCCCGGCGCACCGTCGTCATCGCGGGCGACGGCGCGTTCTACATGCACGGGATGGAGATCCACACCGCCGTGCAGTACCGCCTGCCGATCACCTTCCTGCTGTTCGACAACCACGCGCACGCCATGTGCGTCACCCGCGAACAGCTGTTCTACGGAAACCACTACAGCTACAACCGGTTCGGGCCCAGCCGGCTGAGCGCCGGTCTGGCCGCGATGTTCCCCGGCCTGCCCGCCGTCGACGTGGCGGACGTCGACGCGTTGCCCGCCGCCCTGCGGACCGCGCTGAACCGGGACGGCCCCAGCGTCGTCGCCGTCGACTGCTCACCCGACGAGATGCCCCCGTTCGCACCCTTTCTCACCCAGGAGGACTCCCATGACACTCTCAGCACTCGATGA
- a CDS encoding 3-oxoacyl-ACP synthase III family protein produces the protein MTSALPVSLLDVSVHLPGEPIGADYYTRLAETDDLRDSVMFKAPRFRHHVAPETTAVDMVEQAAAGLIARHGRDAVSGADVLITHTQLPDMPFYGAGGAMAHRLGMKPNWVIDLHNGGCAAFVLGLQLARTLLGTGNGTSALIAVVQNAAGQIFEQPTIRRRAQAAVPGDGAAIGLVTRSECSPILDVECRTYGEYAGDMTIAIDPPRKWWEAGPGEGCIGFTESKITKVLARGNRQVPEVSYAVCDRIGVQSKDIDLFVTNQPNRVFLRNWREALELPAERHVDTFDECGNLFAAGIPVNLDRAATDGRLKAGDLVLMAAFAHAGDFAGAAAVRWGGRN, from the coding sequence GTGACTTCCGCACTGCCGGTGAGCCTGCTCGACGTCTCGGTCCACCTGCCGGGGGAGCCGATCGGGGCCGACTACTACACGCGGCTCGCCGAGACCGACGATCTGCGCGACAGCGTGATGTTCAAAGCACCCCGGTTCCGCCACCACGTCGCTCCCGAAACGACCGCCGTCGACATGGTGGAGCAGGCCGCCGCCGGGCTGATCGCCCGTCACGGCCGCGACGCCGTCAGCGGAGCCGACGTCCTGATCACGCACACGCAGCTGCCCGACATGCCGTTCTACGGCGCGGGCGGGGCGATGGCGCACCGGCTCGGAATGAAGCCGAACTGGGTGATCGACCTGCACAACGGGGGCTGCGCGGCGTTCGTGCTCGGCCTGCAACTGGCCCGCACCTTGCTCGGCACCGGCAACGGCACCTCGGCGCTGATCGCGGTCGTGCAGAACGCGGCGGGCCAGATCTTCGAGCAACCCACCATCCGCCGGAGGGCGCAGGCCGCGGTCCCCGGCGACGGCGCCGCGATCGGGTTGGTGACGCGCTCGGAGTGCTCGCCGATCCTCGACGTGGAATGCCGCACCTACGGCGAGTACGCCGGCGACATGACCATCGCCATCGATCCACCGCGCAAGTGGTGGGAGGCCGGCCCCGGGGAGGGGTGTATCGGGTTCACCGAGTCCAAGATCACCAAGGTGCTGGCACGCGGCAACCGCCAGGTGCCGGAGGTGAGCTATGCGGTGTGCGACCGAATCGGCGTGCAGAGCAAGGACATCGATCTGTTCGTGACCAACCAGCCCAACCGCGTCTTCCTGCGCAATTGGCGCGAGGCGCTCGAACTGCCCGCCGAACGTCATGTCGACACGTTCGACGAGTGCGGAAACCTCTTCGCGGCAGGCATTCCCGTCAACCTGGACCGCGCGGCCACCGACGGCAGGCTCAAAGCCGGCGACCTCGTGCTGATGGCGGCGTTCGCGCACGCGGGCGACTTCGCGGGTGCGGCCGCGGTGCGGTGGGGCGGTCGGAACTGA
- a CDS encoding pyridoxal phosphate-dependent aminotransferase, producing MAAVRDALIDAITASPEAVDPMALSLNEYPLPPLPAVRSALCASLDSLNRYPEFLPQRLRSLIAHRLGVHADQVVVGVGATSVLMQVLHAVTSPGDAIVMAAPTFDGYPIFARMARLTTVTVPLDAHGRHDLEAMADAAACARVVVVCRPHNPTGTVEPAEDLERFLSRLPGDTVVLLDEAYVEFLAPQHRIPATALVKRFGNVVVVRTFSKAYGLAGLRVGYGFCAPDLGRMLWTMQLPFAVPLGALIGVAASYAAESELQQRIRQVTAERRYLRMRMRAMGLRCTDAHANFVYLPGADVPWPEVFDGTGPQVRHYSDGGVRITVGSRTSTRAVLRTIGAAMGYEETCPQNTSGATRSPSRATTGSARDGVMSPTAWSR from the coding sequence ATGGCGGCCGTGCGTGACGCACTGATCGACGCGATCACCGCGAGTCCGGAGGCGGTCGACCCGATGGCCCTGTCGCTCAACGAATATCCGTTGCCGCCGCTGCCCGCGGTCCGCTCGGCGCTGTGCGCGTCGCTGGACTCGCTGAACCGGTATCCGGAGTTCCTGCCGCAGAGGCTGCGATCGCTCATCGCCCACCGGTTGGGTGTCCACGCCGACCAGGTGGTGGTCGGCGTCGGGGCGACCAGCGTGCTGATGCAGGTACTCCACGCCGTGACCAGCCCCGGCGACGCGATCGTGATGGCCGCGCCCACCTTCGACGGCTATCCGATCTTCGCCCGGATGGCCCGGCTGACGACGGTGACGGTCCCGCTCGACGCGCACGGGCGTCACGACCTGGAGGCCATGGCCGACGCCGCGGCCTGCGCGCGGGTGGTCGTCGTGTGCCGGCCACACAATCCGACCGGGACCGTGGAGCCCGCCGAGGACCTGGAACGGTTCCTGAGCCGGCTCCCCGGGGACACGGTCGTGCTGCTGGACGAGGCCTATGTCGAGTTCCTGGCACCGCAGCACCGGATCCCGGCGACCGCACTGGTGAAGCGGTTCGGCAACGTCGTCGTGGTCCGCACCTTCTCCAAGGCGTACGGACTGGCGGGCCTGCGGGTCGGCTACGGCTTCTGCGCTCCGGATCTGGGCCGGATGCTGTGGACCATGCAGTTGCCGTTCGCCGTCCCGCTGGGCGCGCTGATCGGCGTTGCGGCGTCCTATGCCGCGGAAAGCGAACTGCAGCAACGCATTCGGCAGGTCACCGCCGAGCGTCGGTATCTGCGGATGCGCATGCGGGCGATGGGCCTGCGGTGCACTGATGCGCACGCCAACTTCGTCTACCTCCCCGGCGCGGACGTGCCGTGGCCGGAGGTGTTCGACGGCACCGGGCCTCAGGTGCGGCACTACAGCGACGGCGGGGTCCGGATCACGGTCGGTTCCCGCACGTCGACGCGGGCGGTGCTGCGGACCATCGGCGCGGCCATGGGGTATGAAGAGACGTGCCCTCAGAACACCAGCGGCGCGACCCGATCGCCGTCGCGCGCGACAACTGGGAGCGCTCGGGATGGGGTGATGTCGCCGACGGCATGGTCGCGGTGA
- a CDS encoding MarR family transcriptional regulator translates to MPSEHQRRDPIAVARDNWERSGWGDVADGMVAVTSVMRAHQILLARVEAALRPYDLSFSRFELLRLLAFSRTGALPITTASDRLQVHVTSVTHAIRRLESDGLVERLPHPTDGRTTLVRITELGRSTVEDATVTLNKDVFADIGMSATESRRLAESIQTLRRSAGDF, encoded by the coding sequence GTGCCCTCAGAACACCAGCGGCGCGACCCGATCGCCGTCGCGCGCGACAACTGGGAGCGCTCGGGATGGGGTGATGTCGCCGACGGCATGGTCGCGGTGACCTCGGTGATGCGCGCCCATCAGATCCTGCTGGCCCGTGTGGAGGCGGCGCTGCGCCCCTACGATCTGAGCTTCTCCCGCTTCGAGTTGCTGCGGCTGCTGGCGTTCAGCCGCACCGGCGCACTGCCCATCACCACGGCGTCCGACCGGCTGCAGGTACACGTCACGAGCGTCACGCACGCGATCCGGCGGCTCGAGTCCGACGGCCTCGTCGAGAGGCTGCCGCACCCGACGGACGGGCGCACCACGCTGGTGCGCATCACCGAGCTGGGCCGCTCGACGGTCGAGGACGCGACGGTGACGCTGAACAAGGACGTCTTCGCCGACATCGGCATGTCCGCCACCGAATCGCGCAGGCTGGCCGAGTCGATCCAGACGCTGCGCCGCAGCGCGGGCGACTTCTAG
- a CDS encoding GAF domain-containing sensor histidine kinase yields MSAAQRPLLTADRELALLRELIRAASSGPGVEPLAAAAARIITAATDSDVCFVHVLDDTERSLTLAGATPPFDAEVGKIRLPLGQGISGWVASHREPVVIRRDKESDPRYLPFQTLRGRDFTSMVSVPMETDPGGLVGVLNVHTVAERDFSDRDVEMLLVIGRLIAGAMHQARLHRQLVARERAHENFVEQVIEAQELERRRLAGDIHDGISQRLVTLSYRLDAAAQAAQNPDDRAGLTEQLDRARELAQLTLQEARAAISGLRPPVLDDLGLSGGLASLARSIPQVAIDTDLDDTRLPDHIELALYRIAQECLQNVVKHAEATRARLTFALEHGDTGSVARLEIADDGVGFDTLEHPLGGDEMGGYGLLSMAERAEIVGGRLNIRSRPGVGTAVTATIPVPSSSNREKSSNR; encoded by the coding sequence GTGAGCGCTGCGCAGCGACCGCTGCTGACCGCCGACCGCGAGCTCGCGCTGCTGCGCGAGCTGATCCGCGCCGCCTCCAGCGGTCCCGGCGTCGAGCCGCTGGCGGCCGCGGCGGCCCGCATCATCACCGCGGCGACCGACAGCGACGTGTGTTTCGTGCACGTGCTCGACGACACCGAGCGGTCGCTGACGCTCGCAGGTGCGACACCGCCGTTCGACGCCGAGGTCGGCAAGATCAGACTGCCTCTCGGGCAGGGTATTTCGGGCTGGGTGGCCAGTCATCGCGAACCGGTCGTGATCCGGCGGGACAAGGAGTCCGATCCGCGCTATCTGCCGTTCCAGACGCTGCGCGGCCGCGACTTCACCTCGATGGTGTCCGTCCCGATGGAGACGGACCCGGGCGGCCTGGTCGGGGTGCTCAACGTGCACACGGTGGCCGAGCGCGATTTCAGCGACCGCGACGTCGAGATGTTGCTGGTGATCGGCCGGCTGATCGCCGGCGCCATGCACCAGGCCCGCCTGCACCGGCAACTGGTGGCCCGCGAGCGCGCTCACGAGAACTTCGTCGAGCAGGTGATCGAGGCCCAGGAGCTCGAGCGGCGCCGGCTGGCCGGCGACATCCACGACGGCATCTCGCAGCGCCTGGTCACGCTGTCCTACCGGCTCGACGCCGCGGCGCAGGCCGCGCAGAACCCCGACGACCGCGCGGGCCTGACCGAGCAGCTCGACCGCGCGCGGGAGCTGGCCCAGCTGACGCTGCAGGAGGCCAGGGCGGCAATCAGCGGACTGCGCCCGCCGGTGCTCGACGACCTCGGGCTCTCCGGCGGCCTCGCGAGCCTCGCCCGCTCGATCCCCCAGGTCGCCATCGACACCGACCTCGACGACACCCGGCTGCCCGACCACATCGAGCTCGCGCTGTATCGCATCGCCCAGGAGTGTCTGCAGAACGTCGTCAAGCACGCCGAGGCCACCCGCGCCAGGTTGACCTTCGCGCTGGAGCACGGTGACACCGGGAGCGTCGCCCGACTCGAAATCGCCGACGACGGCGTCGGATTCGACACGCTGGAGCATCCGCTCGGCGGCGACGAGATGGGCGGCTACGGCCTGCTGTCGATGGCCGAGCGCGCCGAGATCGTCGGCGGCAGACTCAACATCCGCAGCCGGCCGGGCGTCGGAACGGCGGTCACCGCGACCATCCCGGTGCCTTCGTCGTCGAACCGAGAGAAGTCGTCGAACCGCTAG
- a CDS encoding response regulator: MGTAPPVRIVLVDDHEMVIEGLKAMLAAFSSRVTVVGQAVGADRVLSVVSELDPDIVLCDVRMQGSSGLDVCQQLRQREPDRKVVMLSVYDDEQYLFQALRVGASGYLLKSISSEELVRQLEFVHGGSTAIDPGMAARAVDTAARLQRDEFWPGARQGLTQRESEILALVVNGLSNRAIAAKLVIGDETVKTHLSSIYRKLGVSDRTGAVATALREGIYQ; the protein is encoded by the coding sequence ATGGGCACAGCTCCGCCGGTGCGGATCGTCCTGGTAGACGACCACGAGATGGTCATCGAGGGCCTCAAGGCGATGCTCGCCGCGTTCAGCAGCCGGGTCACGGTCGTGGGGCAGGCCGTCGGCGCGGACCGGGTGCTCAGCGTGGTGAGCGAGCTCGATCCCGACATCGTGCTCTGTGACGTCCGGATGCAGGGGTCCAGCGGCCTAGACGTGTGCCAGCAGCTGCGCCAGCGCGAACCGGACCGGAAGGTGGTCATGCTGTCGGTCTACGACGACGAGCAGTACCTGTTCCAGGCGCTGCGCGTCGGGGCCTCGGGTTATCTGCTCAAGAGCATCAGCAGCGAGGAGCTGGTACGCCAGCTCGAGTTCGTGCACGGCGGTTCGACCGCGATCGATCCCGGCATGGCGGCCAGGGCGGTGGACACCGCGGCCCGGCTGCAGCGCGACGAGTTCTGGCCGGGTGCCCGGCAGGGCCTCACGCAGCGGGAGAGCGAGATCCTGGCGTTGGTGGTCAACGGCCTGTCCAACCGGGCCATCGCCGCCAAGCTGGTGATCGGCGACGAGACCGTCAAGACGCACCTGAGCTCCATCTACCGCAAGCTCGGTGTCAGTGATCGCACCGGGGCGGTCGCGACCGCGCTGCGCGAAGGCATCTACCAGTGA
- a CDS encoding HAD family hydrolase: protein MQPIQQKAWRAGRFWWDWPHPSDARMQQLRAVIFDLDAIADVEGNGHRLAFNAAFAALGLDISWSAERYRQLQALTDERRRVAAELRKRGVCTECDVLAELLVDEICATKEMILAETILDADIAPRPGMVELIAEAYGAGIAVGVVSSGSHAWVEPLVRQLIGEGVVSTIVTADEASDGDAYRVALTELGAQARDCLAFAGSRTNQRMAAAAGVATVLVEGEGVGAPLRVADCQRVHDRWQAPAA from the coding sequence GTGCAGCCCATACAGCAGAAAGCATGGCGTGCCGGTCGGTTCTGGTGGGACTGGCCGCACCCCAGCGACGCGAGAATGCAGCAGTTACGTGCGGTGATCTTCGACCTCGACGCGATCGCCGACGTCGAAGGCAACGGTCATCGGCTGGCGTTCAACGCCGCGTTCGCAGCGCTCGGCCTCGACATCTCCTGGTCCGCCGAGCGGTACCGCCAGCTGCAGGCGCTGACCGACGAACGCCGCCGGGTGGCCGCGGAGTTGCGCAAGCGCGGCGTTTGCACGGAATGCGACGTGCTCGCCGAGCTGCTCGTCGACGAGATCTGCGCGACCAAGGAGATGATCCTCGCGGAGACGATCCTCGACGCCGACATCGCGCCGCGGCCCGGCATGGTCGAGCTGATCGCCGAGGCGTACGGAGCGGGCATCGCCGTCGGCGTCGTCAGCAGCGGAAGCCACGCGTGGGTCGAGCCGCTGGTGCGCCAACTCATCGGCGAGGGCGTCGTCAGCACCATCGTCACCGCCGACGAGGCGTCCGACGGCGACGCGTACCGGGTCGCCCTGACCGAACTCGGCGCGCAGGCCCGCGACTGCCTGGCATTCGCCGGATCGCGGACCAATCAGCGGATGGCCGCGGCCGCCGGGGTGGCGACGGTGCTCGTCGAGGGAGAGGGCGTCGGCGCCCCGTTGCGGGTGGCCGACTGCCAGCGGGTCCACGACAGGTGGCAGGCCCCCGCGGCTTAG
- the mmsB gene encoding 3-hydroxyisobutyrate dehydrogenase — protein MTTIAFLGLGNMGGPMAANLVTAGHTVHGFDPVPALQEAAAAKGAQIFDTGAAAVADADVIITSLPNGDIVKACYAEVLPAAKPGALLIDTSTISVDDARTIHAQAVEKGLAQIDAPVSGGIKGATAGTLAFMVGGEDEAVERARPVLEPMAGKIIHCGASGAGQAAKLCNNMVLAVQQIAIGEAFVLAEKLGLPAQSLFDVITGATGNCWAVHTNCPVPGPVPTSPANNDFKPGFATALMNKDLGLAMAAVNSTGSSAPLGTHAAEIYQKFAEDNAAKDFSAVIEMLRG, from the coding sequence ATGACGACGATCGCGTTCCTCGGGCTCGGCAACATGGGCGGCCCGATGGCGGCGAACCTGGTCACCGCCGGGCATACCGTGCACGGGTTCGACCCCGTGCCCGCGCTTCAGGAGGCGGCCGCCGCCAAGGGCGCGCAGATCTTCGACACGGGCGCGGCCGCGGTGGCCGACGCCGACGTGATCATCACCTCGCTGCCCAACGGTGACATCGTCAAAGCCTGTTACGCGGAAGTGCTGCCGGCGGCGAAACCCGGTGCGCTGCTGATCGACACGTCGACCATCTCCGTCGACGACGCGCGCACGATCCATGCCCAGGCGGTCGAGAAGGGACTCGCACAGATCGACGCACCGGTCTCCGGTGGCATCAAGGGCGCCACCGCTGGAACGCTGGCCTTCATGGTCGGAGGCGAGGACGAGGCGGTCGAGCGGGCCCGGCCGGTGCTGGAGCCGATGGCGGGCAAGATCATCCACTGCGGCGCCTCGGGTGCCGGCCAGGCCGCCAAGCTCTGCAACAACATGGTGCTCGCGGTGCAGCAGATCGCGATCGGCGAGGCGTTCGTGCTGGCCGAGAAACTCGGCCTGCCGGCTCAGTCACTCTTCGACGTGATCACCGGCGCCACCGGCAACTGCTGGGCGGTACACACGAATTGCCCGGTGCCCGGCCCGGTTCCGACGTCACCGGCGAACAACGACTTCAAGCCCGGCTTCGCGACCGCGCTGATGAACAAGGACCTCGGGCTGGCGATGGCCGCGGTGAACTCCACGGGCTCGTCGGCGCCGCTGGGCACGCACGCCGCCGAGATCTACCAGAAGTTCGCCGAAGACAACGCCGCCAAGGACTTCAGCGCCGTCATCGAGATGCTGCGCGGCTAA
- a CDS encoding isobutyryl-CoA dehydrogenase — protein sequence MDYFGLDDDERVIAETAAAFAEKRLAPHALEWDETHHFPVDVLREAAELGMAAIYCRDDVGGSGLRRIDAVRIFEMLATADPTVAAFLSIHNMCAWMVDSFGTEEQRKTWVPRLASMDAVASYCLTEPGAGSDASALRTKAVRSGGDFVIDGVKQFISGAGSSDVYVVMARTGAEGPRGISAFVVPKDTPGLSFGTDEQKMGWNAQPTKQVIFEGARVPAEAMLGGTDGEGAGFGIAMKGLNGGRINIAACSLGGAQAAYDKAARYLADRQAFGGPLLDEPTIRFTLADMATALETSRVLLWRAATALDDDHPAKVELCAMAKRYVTDACFDVADQALQLHGGYGYLREYGLEKIVRDLRVHRILEGTNEIMRVVIGRAAAANARNS from the coding sequence GTGGACTATTTCGGGCTGGACGACGACGAGCGCGTCATCGCCGAGACGGCGGCCGCATTCGCCGAGAAGCGTTTGGCGCCACATGCTCTGGAGTGGGACGAGACGCACCACTTTCCCGTCGACGTGCTGCGCGAAGCGGCGGAGCTGGGCATGGCCGCGATCTACTGCCGCGACGACGTCGGCGGTAGCGGCCTGCGCCGTATCGACGCCGTGCGGATCTTCGAGATGCTGGCGACGGCCGACCCGACCGTCGCGGCGTTCCTGTCGATCCACAACATGTGCGCCTGGATGGTCGACAGCTTCGGCACCGAAGAGCAGCGCAAGACGTGGGTGCCGCGGCTGGCGTCGATGGACGCCGTCGCCAGCTACTGCCTGACCGAGCCCGGCGCAGGATCGGATGCAAGCGCGTTGCGCACCAAGGCCGTTCGCTCAGGCGGCGACTTCGTCATCGACGGGGTCAAGCAGTTCATCTCCGGCGCCGGATCCTCGGACGTCTACGTGGTGATGGCGCGCACCGGAGCCGAAGGGCCCAGGGGCATCTCGGCATTCGTGGTGCCCAAGGACACGCCGGGGCTGAGCTTCGGGACCGACGAGCAGAAGATGGGGTGGAACGCCCAGCCCACCAAGCAGGTCATCTTCGAGGGCGCGCGCGTGCCGGCCGAGGCGATGCTCGGCGGCACCGACGGCGAGGGCGCGGGATTCGGCATCGCGATGAAGGGCCTCAACGGCGGCCGCATCAACATCGCGGCGTGCTCCCTCGGCGGCGCCCAGGCGGCCTACGACAAGGCCGCCCGCTACCTCGCCGACCGGCAGGCGTTCGGCGGACCGCTGCTCGACGAGCCGACCATCCGCTTCACGCTGGCCGACATGGCCACCGCGCTGGAGACGTCGCGCGTGCTGTTGTGGCGCGCCGCAACAGCTCTCGACGACGACCACCCCGCGAAGGTGGAGTTGTGCGCGATGGCCAAACGCTACGTCACCGACGCCTGTTTCGACGTGGCGGATCAGGCGCTGCAACTGCACGGCGGCTACGGATACCTTCGGGAGTACGGGCTGGAGAAGATCGTCCGCGATCTGCGCGTGCACCGGATCTTGGAAGGCACCAACGAAATCATGCGGGTGGTGATCGGGCGTGCGGCCGCAGCCAACGCCCGTAACTCGTGA
- a CDS encoding CoA-acylating methylmalonate-semialdehyde dehydrogenase → MTTRIPHFIDGKRSELASTRTADVMNPSTGEVQAQVLLASKADVDTAVASAVEAQKEWAAYNPQRRARVMMKFIELVNANVEELAELLSKEHGKTVPDSKGDIQRGIEVIEFAIGIPHLLKGEFTEGAGTGIDVYSIRQPLGVVAGITPFNFPAMIPLWKAGPALACGNAFILKPSERDPSVPLRLAELFLEAGLPAGVFQVVQGDKEAVDAILAHPDIQAVGFVGSSDIAQYIYANAAATGKRSQCFGGAKNHMIVMPDADLDQAVDALIGAGYGSAGERCMAISVAVPVGEETANRLRNRLVERINQLRVGHSLDPKADYGPLVTSAALERVRNYIGQGVDAGAELVVDGRERATDELTFDDQSLENGYFIGPTLFDHVTTDMSIYTDEIFGPVLCIVRAHDYEEALSLPTKHEYGNGVAIFTRDGDAARDFVSRVQVGMVGVNVPIPVPVSYHTFGGWKRSGFGDLNQHGPHSVLFYTKTKTVTERWPSGIKDGAEFVIPTMK, encoded by the coding sequence ATGACCACACGGATCCCCCACTTCATCGACGGCAAGCGCAGCGAGCTGGCCTCCACTCGCACGGCCGACGTGATGAATCCGAGTACCGGCGAGGTACAGGCCCAGGTGCTGCTGGCCAGTAAGGCCGACGTCGACACCGCGGTCGCCTCTGCCGTCGAAGCACAGAAGGAGTGGGCGGCCTACAACCCGCAGCGCCGCGCCCGGGTGATGATGAAGTTCATCGAGCTCGTCAACGCCAACGTCGAAGAGCTGGCGGAGCTGCTGTCCAAGGAGCACGGCAAGACCGTCCCCGACTCGAAGGGCGACATCCAGCGCGGCATCGAGGTCATCGAGTTCGCGATCGGCATCCCCCACCTGCTCAAGGGTGAGTTCACCGAAGGCGCCGGCACCGGCATCGACGTCTACTCGATCCGCCAGCCGCTCGGCGTGGTCGCCGGCATCACGCCGTTCAACTTCCCGGCGATGATCCCGCTGTGGAAGGCCGGCCCCGCGCTCGCATGCGGAAACGCGTTCATTCTCAAGCCTTCCGAACGCGACCCGTCGGTGCCGCTGCGGTTGGCCGAGCTGTTCCTCGAGGCCGGCCTGCCCGCCGGCGTCTTCCAGGTCGTGCAGGGTGACAAGGAGGCGGTCGACGCCATCCTGGCCCACCCGGACATCCAGGCCGTCGGCTTCGTCGGCAGCTCGGACATCGCGCAGTACATCTACGCCAACGCCGCCGCCACCGGCAAGCGCTCCCAGTGCTTCGGCGGCGCCAAGAACCACATGATCGTGATGCCCGACGCCGATCTCGACCAGGCCGTCGACGCGCTCATCGGTGCGGGCTACGGCAGCGCGGGCGAACGCTGCATGGCGATCAGCGTCGCGGTACCCGTCGGCGAAGAGACGGCGAACCGGTTGCGCAACAGGCTGGTCGAGCGGATCAACCAGCTGCGCGTCGGACACAGCCTGGACCCCAAGGCCGACTACGGCCCGCTGGTGACCAGCGCGGCACTCGAGCGCGTGCGCAACTACATCGGTCAGGGCGTCGACGCGGGCGCCGAACTTGTGGTCGACGGCCGCGAACGCGCCACCGACGAGCTGACCTTCGACGACCAGAGCCTGGAGAACGGCTACTTCATCGGCCCCACCCTGTTCGACCATGTCACCACCGACATGTCGATCTACACCGACGAGATCTTCGGGCCCGTGCTGTGCATCGTGCGCGCGCACGATTACGAGGAGGCACTGAGCCTGCCGACCAAGCACGAGTACGGCAACGGTGTGGCGATCTTCACCCGCGACGGCGACGCCGCCCGTGACTTCGTGTCGCGCGTACAGGTCGGCATGGTCGGAGTGAACGTGCCGATCCCGGTGCCGGTTTCCTACCACACCTTCGGCGGCTGGAAGCGGTCCGGCTTCGGTGACCTCAACCAGCACGGCCCGCACTCGGTCCTGTTCTACACGAAGACCAAGACCGTGACCGAGCGGTGGCCGTCGGGCATCAAGGACGGCGCCGAGTTCGTCATCCCGACGATGAAATAG